Part of the Persephonella hydrogeniphila genome is shown below.
TAGTTATGGTTCTGGGCTGTTATTTCAACTTTGCCTGTTTTCAGGTTTTTGACAGGATGGTTTCCACCATGGTGTCCAAATTCCAGCTTATAGGTTTTCCCTCCTACTGCCCATGACAGAAGTTGATGCCCAAGACATATTCCAAAAATCGGAATGTCAGTGGAAAGAAGCTTTTTTATCTGGTCTATCTGATAGTGCAAGATAGCCGGATCTCCTGGTCCGTTAGATAGAAAGATACCATCAGGCTTAAAATCTATAATCTCCTCTGCGGAAACATTATGGGGGAAACATGTAAGATCCAATCCCCTATCTACCATGAGTCTAAGTATGTTCCTTTTCACCCCGTAATCTATTACTGCAACTCTGTATCTTTTTTCTTTTATTCTTGTATAACCTTCAGGCCACCTCCATGTTCCCTCTTCCCATTTATAAACAGATTTATGACTGACCTGAGACACAAGATCTAACTCTGATATGTCTGGAATAGATCTGGCTTTTCTTACAGCTTCTTGAGGAGAAATTTCTCCTATTCCTATATACCCTTTCATCACACCGTACTTTCTTATTATTCTTACGAGAGCTCTTGTGTCTATACCGTATACACCTATTACTCCGTTTTCATTAAGGTACTCTGTAAGTGTTTTTGTTGCTCTCCAGTTTGATGCTATCTGTGAAAGATCTTTTATAACAAATCCGTTTACATGAACCTTTTCTGATTCTATATCCTCAGGGTTTGTTCCATAATTCCCAATTTCTGAAGGCGTCATAACAACAATCTGACCTTTATACGACGGATCTGTAAGTATCTCTTGATATCCAGTCATTGATGTATTAAAAATTACCTCTCCACCTGTCTCTTTTTTATCTATTCCAGAAAATGCGTATCCATAAAAAAAATGGCCGTCTTCTAACGCAAGTACAGCTTTTTCCATTTCCTCTCCTTAAGGAAGATTTTATATATTTTATCAAATTATTGATATCCGGCAGATAGTTATATAATTTTTCTATATAAAAACCATGTGGAGAAAAAAATGTATAAACTAGAATCACCTGCAAAAATAAACTTAGGATTGTGGGTACTTGGAAAAAGACCTGATGGATACCATGAAATCTTTACCATATTTCATACTATCTCACTGCACGACAGAATTACAATAAAGCCTTCCTACACCCAAAAAGTAGAAACAAGCTCTCCCCTTATAAAGTCAGAAGAAAATATCGTTCTAAAAACCCTACAAAAATTCGAGGAATGGACAGGAATAAAACCGGAATTTGAGATATTTATAGAAAAAAATATACCTGTTGGGGCTGGTCTCGGCGGAGGCAGTTCAAACGCAGCAACCGTACTGAAATTCGTTAACGAGTTCTACAACTCTCCACTTTCTGAAGATGAACTCTTTACACTGGCCACCCAGTTAGGAGCAGATGTTCCATTTTTTCTAAAAGGAGGAATGGCTTTAGGAGAAGGAATAGGAGAAAAACTGAAATTTCTGGAAAAGAGCTTTTCAGAAGATATTTTTATAATATATCCAAATATTCAGATTAAAACTTCAGAAGTTTACAGCAAAATAACCCCTGAAATGTTGACAAAAAAAGAAGATATTCATATAATAGATAGTCTGTTAGATGACATTGAAAAGTTAATGGAATATATTGAGAATACGCTTGGCAAAATAGTTGAAGAAAGCTACCCGCAAGTAAAAGAAGTTTTGAACACATTAAGGTTTATGGGATATAAACCTGTGGTTAGCGGGAGTGGAAGTAGCGTTTTTGTGGTAGGGACTCCTACTGAAAAGGTTGAG
Proteins encoded:
- the carA gene encoding glutamine-hydrolyzing carbamoyl-phosphate synthase small subunit — protein: MEKAVLALEDGHFFYGYAFSGIDKKETGGEVIFNTSMTGYQEILTDPSYKGQIVVMTPSEIGNYGTNPEDIESEKVHVNGFVIKDLSQIASNWRATKTLTEYLNENGVIGVYGIDTRALVRIIRKYGVMKGYIGIGEISPQEAVRKARSIPDISELDLVSQVSHKSVYKWEEGTWRWPEGYTRIKEKRYRVAVIDYGVKRNILRLMVDRGLDLTCFPHNVSAEEIIDFKPDGIFLSNGPGDPAILHYQIDQIKKLLSTDIPIFGICLGHQLLSWAVGGKTYKLEFGHHGGNHPVKNLKTGKVEITAQNHNYATDPDSLPSHIEITHVNLNDDTIEGIRLTDRPAFSIQHHPEASPGPHDSHYIFDEFIRLIQEVKG
- a CDS encoding 4-(cytidine 5'-diphospho)-2-C-methyl-D-erythritol kinase — translated: MYKLESPAKINLGLWVLGKRPDGYHEIFTIFHTISLHDRITIKPSYTQKVETSSPLIKSEENIVLKTLQKFEEWTGIKPEFEIFIEKNIPVGAGLGGGSSNAATVLKFVNEFYNSPLSEDELFTLATQLGADVPFFLKGGMALGEGIGEKLKFLEKSFSEDIFIIYPNIQIKTSEVYSKITPEMLTKKEDIHIIDSLLDDIEKLMEYIENTLGKIVEESYPQVKEVLNTLRFMGYKPVVSGSGSSVFVVGTPTEKVEKICQFKGWKLIKTALK